GAAGGCCGTCGACGACCTGGTGGCGTTCATGGACGAGTTTGAACGGAAGCGGGGATAGTGCGCGAGACAGTTAATCATCTCGTAGCCGGCCAGCGGCCGGATACAGCATCAAAAATCTAGTTCGCTATGGCAATAAGTGTAGGAGTTCCAAAAGAATCGGTCGCCGGAGAACGGCGAGTTGCGGCAGTGCCGGAACTGGTTCAGCGATTCCAGAAGGCTGGAATGGACATCCTCCTGGAGAAAGGAGCGGGAGACGCAGCCTGTTATACAGACTCCGACTTTGAAGAAAAAGGAGCCCGTATTGTGAGTCGCGCCGAGGCGCTCGGAGCAGACATTGTACTCAAAGTGCAACCGCCCTCCGCCGAGGAGATCAAAGGACTCAAGAAAGGGGCTGTTCTCATCGGCTTTCTGTCACCGCTGGATCAGCCGCAGGTGGCGAGGGACCTGGCGGCTGCCGGGGCGAGCGCATTTGCGATGGAGCTCGTTCCGCGAATTTCCCGGGCACAGACGATGGATGCGCTCTCGGCCATGGGATCCATAGGCGGCTACCGTGCCGTGCTCCTGGCCGCCGAGCGACTCCCCAAGTTCTTCCCGCTTCTTACTACGGCAGCGGGCACGGTGAAGCCGGCAAATGTCCTCGTGTTGGGAGCTGGAGTTGCCGGTCTGCAGGCCATTGCGACAGCTCGTCGACTGGGAGCCCGCGTGTCCGCCTACGACATTCGTGCTGAAGTAAAAGAGCAGATTGAAAGTCTCGGCGGCCGGTTCGTAGAACTTGAGATCGAGACGCAAGACTCCGAAGATACCGGCGGCTACGCCAAGGCCCTGGCAGAAGAAAAGGCGAAGCGGCAGACGGAACTTCTGGAGCCGCACATCGCGAAGGCCGATGTGGTCGTGACGACCGCGCTGATCCCGGGGCGACCCGCACCTGTTCTGATCACGGAGAATGCCGTCAAGGGCATGCATGCCGGGTCAGTCATCGTCGACCTCGCGGCAGCGAACGGCGGGAACTGCGCGTTGACGAAGGCGGGTGAAACCGTCGATGCAAATGGCGTCACGATTCTCGGCCCGACCAACCTGCCGGCCGAGATGGCGATTCATGCCAGTGAGATGTACGGGCGAACGCTGCTGGCGCTCGCCGGTGAAATGGTAAAGGAGGGAGAGCTTTCTCTCGATTTTGATGATGAGATCATCGGCGGCTCGTGCGTGTGTCACGGCGGCGATGTGGTAAATGAAAGAGTCAAGTCGCTCCTCGCCGGGTAACGAACAGAGAGCGATTGCACCTACAAACGAAAACCAGGCTATGCTTGAAAACCTAATTGTCTTCGTACTTGCGAGCTTCATCGGCTTTGAAGTGATCAGCAAGGTTCCGCAGACGCTTCATACCCCCCTGATGTCGGGCGCCAACGCCATAAGCGGCATCACGATTGTCGGCGCGCTCGTTGTGG
The genomic region above belongs to Rhodothermales bacterium and contains:
- a CDS encoding Re/Si-specific NAD(P)(+) transhydrogenase subunit alpha gives rise to the protein MAISVGVPKESVAGERRVAAVPELVQRFQKAGMDILLEKGAGDAACYTDSDFEEKGARIVSRAEALGADIVLKVQPPSAEEIKGLKKGAVLIGFLSPLDQPQVARDLAAAGASAFAMELVPRISRAQTMDALSAMGSIGGYRAVLLAAERLPKFFPLLTTAAGTVKPANVLVLGAGVAGLQAIATARRLGARVSAYDIRAEVKEQIESLGGRFVELEIETQDSEDTGGYAKALAEEKAKRQTELLEPHIAKADVVVTTALIPGRPAPVLITENAVKGMHAGSVIVDLAAANGGNCALTKAGETVDANGVTILGPTNLPAEMAIHASEMYGRTLLALAGEMVKEGELSLDFDDEIIGGSCVCHGGDVVNERVKSLLAG